From Oryza brachyantha chromosome 9, ObraRS2, whole genome shotgun sequence, a single genomic window includes:
- the LOC102720455 gene encoding uncharacterized protein LOC102720455 isoform X3: protein MARQQVAAAVAATLAAVAAVSAILAGEVYRRRCRRLATRVRELEASLAAAADKTAAERRGRVRAQQSLRSALSEKESSSDDKKKKKHTKAFPMASIGVVQSCFSTRNGTPRQPLVVPLARATVVLDPSRVPAEALEGLSDYSHCWILYVFHLNTDLDKMWNDPARSKLKAKVRVPRLKGGKMGVLATRSPHRPNPIGLSVAKVDGALAVESIHFSEHFISTLSDCWMHVQKQSLYASADEFRNLVKEVLSWDIRSLSQRIRPHEVTIKDDAHNGGSKIHNGHSNDEDHQSVDPSTSVVYHLHLDGIDVSYRIDQDSNIVVENAALLSSAVNQHRYSYLTWREKVVTL from the exons atggcgcggcagcaagtcgcggccgccgtcgctgccacccttgccgccgtcgccgccgtttcCGCCATACTCGCAG GCGAGGTCTACAGGCGCAGGTGCCGCCGGTTGGCGACCAGGGTCCGGGAGCTGGAGGCTTCGCTTGCAGCCGCCGCAGATaagaccgccgccgagcgccgtGGCAGGGTCCGGGCGCAGCAG TCGCTAAGAAGCGCTCTGAGCGAGAAGGAGAGCAGCTCGGatgacaagaagaagaagaagcataCCAAGGCGTTCCCCATGGCGTCGATTGGTGTCGTGCAGTCATGCTTCTCCACTAG GAATGGGACGCCGAGGCAGCCTTTGGTGGTGCCACTTGCCAGGGCAACCGTGGTGCTTGATCCGTCCCGTGTTCCCGCGGAAGCGCTCGAGGGACTTTCGGATTATTCACATTGCTGGATCCTCTATGTGTTTCATCTGAACACTGACCTTGATAAAATGTGGAATGACCCTGCTAGGTCCAAGCTAAAAGCAAAA GTGAGAGTACCTAGGTTGAAAGGGGGCAAGATGGGGGTTCTGGCAACTAGATCTCCACACCGGCCTAATCCAATTGGACTTAGTGTAGCGAAG GTTGATGGTGCATTAGCTGTGGAGTCTATCCACTTTTCTGAGCACTTCATTTCTACACTTTCTGATTGCTGGATGCATGTG CAAAAGCAATCACTCTACGCTTCAGCAGATGAGTTTCGGAATCTTGTCAAGGAGGTTCTCTCCTGGGACATCAGATCACTGTCTCAGCGGATCCGTCCCCATGAGGTGACCATAAAAGATGACGCTCATAATGGCGGCAGCAAAATTCACAATGGTCACAGCAATGATGAGGATCACCAATCGGTTGATCCCTCCACGAGCGTGGTCTACCACCTTCATCTAGATGGCATTGATGTGTCATACAGAATCGATCAAGATTCCAACATTGTTGTTGAGAATGCTGCCCTTCTTTCCAGTGCTGTGAACCAACACCGGTACAGCTACTTAACTTGGAGGGAAAAGGTAGTAACTTTGTAG
- the LOC102720455 gene encoding uncharacterized protein LOC102720455 isoform X2, translating to MARQQVAAAVAATLAAVAAVSAILAGEVYRRRCRRLATRVRELEASLAAAADKTAAERRGRVRAQQSLRSALSEKESSSDDKKKKKHTKAFPMASIGVVQSCFSTRNGTPRQPLVVPLARATVVLDPSRVPAEALEGLSDYSHCWILYVFHLNTDLDKMWNDPARSKLKAKVRVPRLKGGKMGVLATRSPHRPNPIGLSVAKVEAVDGHSILLSGVDLVDGTVDGALAVESIHFSEHFISTLSDCWMHVQKQSLYASADEFRNLVKEVLSWDIRSLSQRIRPHEVTIKDDAHNGGSKIHNGHSNDEDHQSVDPSTSVVYHLHLDGIDVSYRIDQDSNIVVENAALLSSAVNQHRYSYLTWREKVVTL from the exons atggcgcggcagcaagtcgcggccgccgtcgctgccacccttgccgccgtcgccgccgtttcCGCCATACTCGCAG GCGAGGTCTACAGGCGCAGGTGCCGCCGGTTGGCGACCAGGGTCCGGGAGCTGGAGGCTTCGCTTGCAGCCGCCGCAGATaagaccgccgccgagcgccgtGGCAGGGTCCGGGCGCAGCAG TCGCTAAGAAGCGCTCTGAGCGAGAAGGAGAGCAGCTCGGatgacaagaagaagaagaagcataCCAAGGCGTTCCCCATGGCGTCGATTGGTGTCGTGCAGTCATGCTTCTCCACTAG GAATGGGACGCCGAGGCAGCCTTTGGTGGTGCCACTTGCCAGGGCAACCGTGGTGCTTGATCCGTCCCGTGTTCCCGCGGAAGCGCTCGAGGGACTTTCGGATTATTCACATTGCTGGATCCTCTATGTGTTTCATCTGAACACTGACCTTGATAAAATGTGGAATGACCCTGCTAGGTCCAAGCTAAAAGCAAAA GTGAGAGTACCTAGGTTGAAAGGGGGCAAGATGGGGGTTCTGGCAACTAGATCTCCACACCGGCCTAATCCAATTGGACTTAGTGTAGCGAAG GTTGAGGCAGTGGATGGGCATTCAATTTTGCTTTCTGGAGTAGATTTGGTTGATGGCACG GTTGATGGTGCATTAGCTGTGGAGTCTATCCACTTTTCTGAGCACTTCATTTCTACACTTTCTGATTGCTGGATGCATGTG CAAAAGCAATCACTCTACGCTTCAGCAGATGAGTTTCGGAATCTTGTCAAGGAGGTTCTCTCCTGGGACATCAGATCACTGTCTCAGCGGATCCGTCCCCATGAGGTGACCATAAAAGATGACGCTCATAATGGCGGCAGCAAAATTCACAATGGTCACAGCAATGATGAGGATCACCAATCGGTTGATCCCTCCACGAGCGTGGTCTACCACCTTCATCTAGATGGCATTGATGTGTCATACAGAATCGATCAAGATTCCAACATTGTTGTTGAGAATGCTGCCCTTCTTTCCAGTGCTGTGAACCAACACCGGTACAGCTACTTAACTTGGAGGGAAAAGGTAGTAACTTTGTAG
- the LOC102714493 gene encoding glutamate receptor 2.8-like has protein sequence MERAPQIIMFLLLSFHFGVAQNATRNGGADGFPVGVILDLQSLVGKIARTSILMAMDDFYVAHRNYSTKIALHIRDSESNNVQAASAALDLLENHNVQIIIGPQKSSQASFLSDLGNRSQVPVISFTATSPSLYSASLPYFVRATLNDSAQVQSIASLIKTYGWREVVPIYEDSDYGRGIIPYLADALHDIDALVPYRSVIPLSATTDEIREELYKLMTMQTRVFIVHMSSTLAASLFTKAKEVGMMSKGFVWIMTDGITNIIDSMNTSVVEAMNGALGIQFYVNKSELDSFTIRWTRRFQIDNPNDPPLKPSIFGLWGYDTIWAVAQAVENVGVKTRTSFQKPSVARNSTSLENMGTSVYGPELLKVILKNKFSGKSGYFDLSNRQLQVSTFSIINVFGKGWKDIGFWNEGNGMLRQLNLGKSRMQSAGSVSDLNPVTWPGNSTEIPKGWEIPVSGKKLKVGVHKSAYKEYMTNERDPITGVIKASGFSIDIFEEAVKRLPYALPYEYVAFDTSRDTSTGSYDDFVYQVYLKKYDVAIGDITIRYSRMAYVDFTVPYTESGVAMIVPSKGIVDKTWIFLQPLSRNLWFATIIMFVYTGSVVWLLELLGKKRNVREPIPRKIGIVIFFSLFGDNERVERILSRIVLIVWVFFFLVLSSGYTANLATMLTVEQLKPTISSIDEVRKSGLNVGYHDGSFVKNLLEDLNFNTSKIKAYDTPDDFYNALSKGSNNGGIAAFVHEVPYIKLFLAKHCKEYTMVGPFYKTAGFGYAFPKGSPLLGDISKAILNITEGDSIMQLQKKWVGYQNDCKSVDSALGSVSDPDKLSVDSFKGLLILTGVASTSSLIIAVMIYLYEKHKTMIRMQPDQNGEDLEENDKPQEVNGGGRTEENNHPGEGIGQSGQIQEETRGQEMGNINLQRSNFRRNGSSLIWRERNHGARVAPISSSSHF, from the exons ATGGAGAGAGCACCTCAGATCATCATGTTCCTCCTACTCTCCTTCCATTTCGGTGTAGCCCAAAATGCTACCAGGAATGGAGGAGCAGATGGGTTCCCAGTTGGAGTGATCCTTGACTTGCAGTCCTTGGTGGGGAAAATAGCACGGACCAGCATCTTGATGGCGATGGATGATTTCTATGTGGCACACAGAAACTACAGCACAAAGATAGCTCTCCACATCAGGGATTCCGAAAGTAATAATGTCCAAGCTGCATCAGCAG CTCTTGACCTTCTGGAGAATCACAATGTACAAATTATCATAGGCCCTCAGAAATCCTCACAAGCTTCATTTCTATCAGATCTTGGAAACAGAAGTCAGGTCCCTGTAATCTCCTTCACAGCAACAAGCCCATCTCTTTACTCTGCCAGTCTTCCTTATTTCGTTCGTGCAACGTTGAATGACTCTGCACAAGTACAAAGTATTGCCAGCCTAATCAAGACCTATGGTTGGAGAGAGGTAGTTCCAATTTATGAAGACAGTGACTATGGTAGAGGTATCATACCATATCTCGCAGATGCTCTCCATGACATCGATGCTCTTGTTCCCTATCGCAGTGTTATCCCTCTGTCAGCAACTACCGATGAAATTAGGGAAGAACTATATAAGCTCATGACAATGCAAACAAGGGTCTTTATTGTGCATATGTCATCTACTTTGGCTGCATCCCTCTTCACAAAGGCAAAAGAGGTTGGCATGATGAGCAAAGGATTTGTGTGGATCATGACAGATGGAATAACCAATATCATAGACTCCATGAACACTTCAGTTGTGGAGGCAATGAATGGTGCCTTGGGTATCCAGTTCTATGTTAATAAATCAGAACTTGATAGCTTCACCATAAGATGGACCAGAAGATTCCAAATTGATAACCCAAATGATCCACCGCTGAAACCAAGTATATTTGGACTGTGGGGCTATGATACTATATGGGCAGTTGCCCAAGCAGTTGAAAATGTGGGGGTTAAGACGAGAACATCATTTCAAAAACCATCAGTTGCAAGAAACTCAACAAGCTTGGAAAACATGGGAACTTCTGTCTATGGCCCAGAACTCCTAAAGGTcatcttgaaaaataaattcagcGGTAAGAGTGGCTATTTTGACCTTTCAAACAGACAGCTGCAAGTGTCCACATTTAGCATAATAAATGTATTTGGGAAAGGGTGGAAAGATATCGGGTTTTGGAATGAAGGAAATGGTATGTTGCGACAGTTAAATCTTGGAAAGTCAAGAATGCAGTCTGCTGGCTCAGTTTCTGACTTAAACCCTGTGACATGGCCAGGAAATTCAACAGAAATTCCAAAAGGATGGGAAATCCCTGTAAGTGGAAAGAAACTTAAGGTTGGAGTTCACAAAAGTGCATACAAGGAATATATGACGAATGAAAGGGATCCCATCACAGGTGTAATTAAAGCAAGTGGCTTCTCAATCGACATATTTGAAGAGGCAGTAAAAAGACTTCCTTATGCACTACCTTATGAATATGTAGCATTTGACACAAGCCGGGATACAAGTACCGGAAGTTATGATGATTTTGTTTACCAAGTTTATCTTAAG AAATATGACGTGGCCATTGGAGACATAACAATCAGGTATAGCAGAATGGCCTATGTTGACTTCACTGTACCATACACAGAATCAGGAGTGGCAATGATCGTTCCATCCAAGGGGATAGTAGACAAAACATGGATTTTCCTGCAACCACTGTCACGTAACCTGTGGTTTGCAACCATCATAATGTTTGTCTACACAGGGTCTGTTGTATGGTTATTGGAGCTTCTAGGCAAGAAAAGAAATGTCCGTGAACCAATTCCCAGGAAGATTGGGATTGTGATATTCTTCTCCCTATTTGGAGATA atgAAAGAGTGGAGCGCATCCTATCTCGGATAGTTTTGATTGTATGGGTGTTTTTCTTCCTTGTGCTTTCGTCAGGTTACACTGCAAACTTGGCAACAATGTTGACTGTAGAACAGCTAAAACCAACTATAAGCAGTATTGATGAAGTTCGAAAAAGTGGGCTAAATGTAGGGTACCACGATGGTTCCTTTGTCAAAAATCTTTTAGAAGATCTTAATTTTAACACATCGAAGATCAAGGCATATGATACCCCTGATGATTTTTACAATGCATTATCAAAAGGAAGCAACAATGGTGGTATTGCTgccttcgtgcatgaagtccCATACATCAAATTGTTTCTTGCCAAGCACTGCAAAGAGTACACAATGGTTGGACCATTTTATAAGACAGCAGGTTTTGGATAt GCATTCCCAAAAGGATCTCCTCTACTTGGAGACATTTCAAAGGCAATCCTCAACATAACAGAGGGAGACAGTATCATGCAACTTCAGAAAAAATGGGTTGGGTATCAAAATGACTGCAAAAGTGTGGATTCTGCATTGGGCTCTGTGTCTGATCCAGATAAACTTAGCGTCGACAGTTTTAAGGGCCTACTCATACTTACTGGTGTTGCCTCAACTTCTTCCCTTATCATAGCTGTAATGATTTACTTGTATGAGAAGCACAAGACAATGATTAGAATGCAGCCAGACCAAAATGGAGAAGATTTAGAAGAAAATGACAAGCCACAGGAAGTgaatggaggaggaagaactgAAGAAAACAATCATCCTGGAGAAGGTATAGGCCAAAGTGGCCAGATACAAGAGGAAACTAGAGGACAAGAAATGGGTAACATAAATCTACAAAGAAGCAATTTTAGGCGGAATGGCTCAAGTTTAATTTGGCGTGAAAGAAATCATGGTGCAAGGGTGGCACCCATTTCAAGTTCAAGTCATTTTTAG
- the LOC102720455 gene encoding uncharacterized protein LOC102720455 isoform X1, whose protein sequence is MARQQVAAAVAATLAAVAAVSAILAGEVYRRRCRRLATRVRELEASLAAAADKTAAERRGRVRAQQSLRSALSEKESSSDDKKKKKHTKAFPMASIGVVQSCFSTRNGTPRQPLVVPLARATVVLDPSRVPAEALEGLSDYSHCWILYVFHLNTDLDKMWNDPARSKLKAKVRVPRLKGGKMGVLATRSPHRPNPIGLSVAKVEAVDGHSILLSGVDLVDGTPVLDIKPYLPYSDGVIGAAIPNWLEVDGALAVESIHFSEHFISTLSDCWMHVQKQSLYASADEFRNLVKEVLSWDIRSLSQRIRPHEVTIKDDAHNGGSKIHNGHSNDEDHQSVDPSTSVVYHLHLDGIDVSYRIDQDSNIVVENAALLSSAVNQHRYSYLTWREKVVTL, encoded by the exons atggcgcggcagcaagtcgcggccgccgtcgctgccacccttgccgccgtcgccgccgtttcCGCCATACTCGCAG GCGAGGTCTACAGGCGCAGGTGCCGCCGGTTGGCGACCAGGGTCCGGGAGCTGGAGGCTTCGCTTGCAGCCGCCGCAGATaagaccgccgccgagcgccgtGGCAGGGTCCGGGCGCAGCAG TCGCTAAGAAGCGCTCTGAGCGAGAAGGAGAGCAGCTCGGatgacaagaagaagaagaagcataCCAAGGCGTTCCCCATGGCGTCGATTGGTGTCGTGCAGTCATGCTTCTCCACTAG GAATGGGACGCCGAGGCAGCCTTTGGTGGTGCCACTTGCCAGGGCAACCGTGGTGCTTGATCCGTCCCGTGTTCCCGCGGAAGCGCTCGAGGGACTTTCGGATTATTCACATTGCTGGATCCTCTATGTGTTTCATCTGAACACTGACCTTGATAAAATGTGGAATGACCCTGCTAGGTCCAAGCTAAAAGCAAAA GTGAGAGTACCTAGGTTGAAAGGGGGCAAGATGGGGGTTCTGGCAACTAGATCTCCACACCGGCCTAATCCAATTGGACTTAGTGTAGCGAAG GTTGAGGCAGTGGATGGGCATTCAATTTTGCTTTCTGGAGTAGATTTGGTTGATGGCACG CCTGTACTTGATATCAAACCATATCTGCCATATTCTGATGGTGTTATAGGTGCTGCTATTCCTAATTGGTTAGAG GTTGATGGTGCATTAGCTGTGGAGTCTATCCACTTTTCTGAGCACTTCATTTCTACACTTTCTGATTGCTGGATGCATGTG CAAAAGCAATCACTCTACGCTTCAGCAGATGAGTTTCGGAATCTTGTCAAGGAGGTTCTCTCCTGGGACATCAGATCACTGTCTCAGCGGATCCGTCCCCATGAGGTGACCATAAAAGATGACGCTCATAATGGCGGCAGCAAAATTCACAATGGTCACAGCAATGATGAGGATCACCAATCGGTTGATCCCTCCACGAGCGTGGTCTACCACCTTCATCTAGATGGCATTGATGTGTCATACAGAATCGATCAAGATTCCAACATTGTTGTTGAGAATGCTGCCCTTCTTTCCAGTGCTGTGAACCAACACCGGTACAGCTACTTAACTTGGAGGGAAAAGGTAGTAACTTTGTAG
- the LOC102714217 gene encoding glutamate receptor 2.8-like: MEKAPRAIVVLLLLRLLAHFGAVALNVSTNPGADEFHVGVILDMGSLVGKEARTSISLAAEDFYAVHRNYSTRLVLHVRDSMGNSFQAASAALDLLNNYNVKAIIGPQKSSEAFFMKDIANISEVPVISFTATSPSLTYDNIPYFVRATISDSTQVNSIASLIKFYGWREVVPIYIDTDYGTGIMLDLLEALQGNDARVPYQSIIHQSATRDQMTQELYKLMTMQTRVFVVHMTSSMASVLFTMAKEVGMMNKGYVWIITFGVASLIGSLNPSVLEAMNGALGVEVYVPKSTELENFTIRWNTRFRKDNPNDPLLKLSIFGLWGYDTIWAVAHAAEMARPTKDKVQMHHMSNSTTTLKGPGNTQNGMNFLDAIFQYKFWGLSGYFDLSERQLQPTRFKIINIVGKGWRDIGFWTAKDGFSQRLTKPRSNRTYLGTKPYLNPVIWPGESTNIPRGWEIPTSGKKLQVGVCTSGGYPEYIYAEKDPIITGITTASGLVVDVFEETVKRLPYALPYEYVFYNTTENISSSYDDFVYQVYLKKYDIAIADITITYKRSSYVDFSLPYTESGVAMIVPVKKNINTTTWIFLKPLTFEMWFGSIMLFIYTGVVVWLLEFLSNNKNFCGPIPKHMVMIYFSLFAKKEMVERPLSRIVLIIWLFFLLVLTSSYTASLTSMLTVQQLQPTVTDVHELLRNGEYVGYQRGSYVKDLLDELGFSKSKIRRYDNIDEFRDALSKGSSNGGISALVDEIPYIKLFLAKHCEGYTMVGPIYKTAGFGYAFQKESPLRGDISKAILNITGGDTIIQIEKKWIGDQNKCRNVGPVTISGSLTFESFKGLFILTGVASTSSLLIALAIYFYKNKQVKSGNGEQNFEQKVKGDTIEVEKQREETSRKMIHDKHPQNSIVNRSGSTAIHRGDRASGPRVLPVSSSARF; this comes from the exons ATGGAGAAAGCACCTCGAGCCATCGTCGTCTTGCTCTTGCTGCGGCTCCTCGCCCATTTCGGGGCCGTAGCTCTGAATGTGAGTACAAACCCTGGGGCAGATGAATTCCATGTCGGGGTGATCCTGGACATGGGCTCTTTAGTTGGCAAGGAAGCAAGAACCAGCATTTCTCTGGCTGCTGAAGACTTCTATGCAGTGCATCGAAACTACAGCACAAGGTTGGTTCTCCATGTCAGGGACTCCATGGGTAACAGTTTCCAGGCTGCATCAGCAG CTCTTGACCTGCTCAACAATTACAATGTGAAAGCTATCATTGGCCCTCAGAAATCTTCAGaagcatttttcatgaaagatATTGCAAATATAAGTGAAGTACCTGTCATCTCCTTCACAGCAACAAGTCCATCCCTTACTTATGATAATATTCCATATTTTGTGCGTGCAACAATAAGTGACTCCACACAAGTGAATAGCATTGCCTCTCTGATCAAGTTTTATGGATGGAGAGAGGTGGTTCCTATCTACATAGACACTGATTATGGTACAGGTATTATGCTGGACCTTCTTGAAGCACTTCAAGGTAATGATGCCCGTGTTCCTTATCAGAGCATAATACATCAATCAGCAACAAGAGATCAAATGACCCAGGAGCTATACAAGTTGATGACAATGCAAACGAGGGTCTTCGTTGTGCACATGACCTCTTCCATGGCATCTGTTCTCTTCACAATGGCAAAAGAGGTGGGGATGATGAACAAAGGCTATGTATGGATCATAACATTTGGAGTGGCCAGTTTAATTGGATCGCTAAATCCATCAGTTTTGGAAGCTATGAATGGTGCCCTGGGTGTAGAGGTCTATGTTCCTAAATCAACAGAACTTGAAAACTTCACCATCAGATGGAATACGAGATTCCGGAAGGACAATCCAAATGATCCGTTGTTGAAACTTAGCATATTTGGCCTGTGGGGATATGATACAATCTGGGCAGTAGCACACGCAGCAGAAATGGCCAGGCCTACAAAAGACAAAGTCCAGATGCATCATATGTCAAACAGCACGACAACCTTGAAAGGCCCAGGAAACACTCAAAATGGTATGAACTTCCTCGATGCAATTTTCCAGTACAAATTTTGGGGTTTGAGTGGTTACTTTGACCTTTCAGAGAGGCAATTGCAGCCTAccagatttaaaataataaatatagttgGGAAAGGATGGAGAGATATTGGGTTTTGGACTGCAAAAGATGGATTTTCACAGCGGTTAACCAAACCAAGATCAAATAGAACATATTTAGGCACAAAGCCTTACCTAAACCCTGTGATTTGGCCAGGAGAATCAACAAATATACCTAGGGGCTGGGAAATTCCAACGAGTGGAAAGAAGCTTCAAGTTGGTGTATGCACAAGTGGCGGATACCcagagtatatatatgctgaGAAGGATCCTATTATCACGGGTATAACAACAGCAAGTGGCCTTGTAGTTGATGTGTTTGAAGAGACGGTAAAGAGACTTCCTTATGCACTCCCCTATGAGTATGTATTCTACAACACTACAGAGAATATAAGTTCGAGCTATGATGATTTTGTGTACCAAGTTTATCTCAAA AAATATGATATAGCAATTGCAGACATCACAATCACGTATAAAAGATCTTCATATGTCGACTTCAGTTTGCCATATACAGAATCAGGAGTAGCGATGATTGTTCCAGtcaagaaaaacataaacacAACTACATGGATTTTCTTGAAGCCACTAACATTTGAAATGTGGTTTGGAAGCATCATGCTCTTTATCTACACAGGGGTTGTTGTATGGCTGCTGGAGTTTCTTAGTAACAACAAGAATTTTTGTGGCCCTATTCCGAAACATATggttatgatatatttttccttatttGCAAAGA AGGAGATGGTAGAACGACCTCTATCTCGGATAGTGTTGATCATATGGTTGTTCTTTCTTCTGGTACTAACATCAAGTTACACAGCAAGTTTGACATCAATGCTAACTGTACAACAGCTTCAGCCAACAGTAACTGATGTACATGAACTCCTAAGAAATGGAGAATATGTAGGTTATCAGCGTGGTTCCTATGTCAAGGATCTTTTAGATGAACTTGGTTTCAGCAAATCGAAGATCAGGCGATATGATAACATTGATGAATTTCGAGATGCACTTTCTAAGGGAAGCAGCAATGGTGGTATTTCTGCCCTTGTGGATGAAATCCCATACATCAAACTATTTCTTGCAAAGCACTGTGAAGGGTACACAATGGTTGGACCAATTTATAAGACAGCAGGCTTTGgatat GCATTTCAAAAGGAATCCCCTCTACGCGGTGACATCTCAAAGGCAATCCTCAATATAACAGGGGGAGACACTATCATTCAGATAGAGAAGAAATGGATTGGAGATCAAAATAAGTGCCGAAATGTGGGCCCCGTCACTATTTCGGGTAGTCTAACCTTTGAAAGTTTTAAGGGTCTGTTCATTCTTACTGGAGTTGCCTCAACTTCTTCACTTTTGATCGCTCTGGCTATTTATTTCTACAAAAACAAGCAAGTTAAATCCGGAAATGGAGAGCAAAACTTTGAACAAAAAGTTAAAGGAGACACAATTGAGGTAGAGAAGCAACGAGAAGAAACTAGCAGAAAAATGATACATGATAAACATCCGCAGAACAGCATTGTTAACCGCAGTGGATCGACTGCCATTCACAGGGGTGACAGAGCTAGTGGACCACGAGTTCTACCTGTCTCGAGTTCGGCTCGATTTTAG